The following are encoded together in the Brassica napus cultivar Da-Ae chromosome A9, Da-Ae, whole genome shotgun sequence genome:
- the LOC125577706 gene encoding uncharacterized protein LOC125577706, whose translation MDCNKEEASRAKALAENMMLRGDFPKAQKLVMKAQRLFSGLDSLPQMLAVCDVHCSADQKINGLENWYGILQVKHFSDDAAIKKQYRKLALLLHPDKNKFAGAEAAFKLVGEANRLLADKEKRSQYDIKRRINSQVASRQWNANSGAAKSGGDSTVKKETFWTCCDCGYKYNYLGQYVNSKMYCSRCQRSFMAYDVGFNGVPPKPSTSQKEVQHQGPCGTPVSRNVESTCVQPGSVAAEVDKKESAKEKFNEKSGGGEKNAEVRKPKMEDGSMKNDKPKEGEEKVDNVADLPKADGLKPQPEVTEPEKVASRSVPDESVSRTSQAASVNKGKRKRREIGEETTEVRTDSKDNSRRTSPRKRQQVSSGEKGRSDGALSPHTNRSSSKVGLKSERTTKKQKLGVGSSKRLASGGSSAPSCVVNGKANKRVDSGYQESLSTEDNNHKPVTHDSPDPDFHNFELATSSFAVNQVWSLYDPTDGMPRSYARITKVTEAEFKVCITWLDPLEDDSDNSVPIACGVFQDREPQEVDDRLIFSCQMLHVPGDSNTVIYPRAGEVWAVFRGWDSSWNGSSGIHKGIYEYDFVEVLCDFNDVDGVEVAYLGKVEGFVSLFRRNVKYGFLQLQIPPNEMLRFSHKVPSFKLTGREREGVPPGCFELDTAALPKDMFEVVKPKVEVHAKKHQKLNGNHSSSSKASEGTCLNHEMNSVKKSKKSVKAVDGLKLRQSPRVLSETNNQATSSPSQEKDEKKSANDDVSSGQPDVFCFSDETMTTPKKPAKVVTAADSSRIRRTHTSTGNSKKRGRNGESLSQSRGSGLLNGTEKSSVSETHGPSSCTTRLANAYNFENQRSKDKFQIGQIWAIYSNDDKGMMPRKYAQVKRIDTSPEFKLHVAPLELCRPPNLMTHPLCCGTFKLKTGTADVLVPSSFSHLIKAVKKGINRYEVYPGKGEIWALYKNWNTTDCAETEEEELEIVEVVETNEQSVQVVLLTAKVCNKLLYGRCVETVAGFVDIPKTEGKRFSHQVPAFRRERSGDYEWWELDSKALIGL comes from the coding sequence ATGGACTGTAACAAGGAAGAGGCCTCCAGGGCAAAGGCCTTGGCAGAGAATATGATGCTGAGAGGTGACTTCCCCAAGGCTCAGAAGCTTGTGATGAAGGCTCAGAGGCTCTTCTCAGGTCTTGACAGCTTGCCCCAAATGTTAGCCGTGTGTGATGTACATTGCTCCGCCGACCAGAAAATCAACGGTCTTGAGAACTGGTACGGTATTCTTCAAGTTAAGCATTTTTCCGACGATGCTGCGATCAAGAAGCAGTACAGGAAGCTCGCCTTGCTTCTCCATCCTGACAAAAACAAGTTTGCTGGCGCTGAGGCTGCTTTCAAGCTGGTTGGGGAAGCTAACAGGTTGCTTGCTGACAAGGAGAAACGGAGTCAGTATGATATCAAGCGCAGGATCAATTCACAGGTTGCTAGCAGACAGTGGAATGCAAACTCTGGAGCTGCAAAGAGTGGTGGTGACAGTACAGTTAAGAAGGAAACGTTTTGGACGTGTTGTGATTGTGGCTATAAGTATAATTACTTGGGACAGTATGTGAACTCCAAAATGTATTGTTCCCGTTGTCAAAGGTCATTCATGGCCTACGACGTTGGGTTTAATGGAGTGCCGCCTAAACCCAGCACTAGTCAGAAAGAAGTTCAACATCAGGGACCTTGTGGCACTCCTGTGAGTAGAAACGTGGAGTCTACTTGTGTTCAACCAGGAAGTGTAGCAGCTGAAGTTGATAAGAAAGAATCTGCCAAAGAGAAATTCAACGAGAAGAGTGGAGGAGGTGAGAAAAATGCTGAAGTAAGAAAACCCAAAATGGAGGATGGATCGATGAAGAATGATAAACCCAAGGAAGGTGAGGAGAAGGTGGACAATGTAGCTGATCTACCCAAAGCTGATGGTTTGAAGCCACAACCTGAGGTTACAGAACCAGAAAAGGTTGCATCAAGATCTGTCCCtgatgaatcagtttcaaggacTAGTCAGGCAGCCTCAGTGAACAAGGGCAaaagaaagaggagagagattGGTGAGGAGACGACTGAGGTTAGAACAGATTCAAAGGATAATAGTAGGAGGACATCTCCAAGGAAAAGGCAGCAGGTTTCTAGCGGAGAGAAGGGAAGAAGTGATGGTGCTTTAAGCCCTCACACCAACAGGTCAAGCTCAAAAGTTGGATTAAAATCTGAGCGAACtaccaaaaaacaaaagttagGTGTTGGATCATCCAAACGTCTTGCTTCTGGTGGTTCTTCCGCCCCTTCATGTGTTGTTAATGGAAAGGCTAATAAAAGGGTGGATTCTGGATATCAAGAAAGCTTGTCAACGGAAGACAATAACCACAAGCCTGTTACGCATGATTCACCTGATCCAGACTTTCATAATTTTGAACTGGCAACAAGCTCTTTTGCTGTCAACCAGGTGTGGTCTCTGTATGATCCGACTGATGGTATGCCTAGGTCTTATGCTCGTATTACAAAAGTGACTGAAGCTGAGTTCAAGGTGTGTATTACGTGGCTTGACCCCTTAGAAGATGATAGTGATAACTCTGTTCCCATTGCTTGTGGAGTTTTCCAAGATAGGGAGCCACAGGAAGTAGACGACCGTTTGATATTCTCTTGTCAGATGCTTCATGTACCTGGTGACAGCAACACCGTTATTTATCCAAGAGCAGGAGAAGTTTGGGCAGTTTTCAGAGGCTGGGATAGCAGTTGGAATGGTAGCTCAGGTATTCATAAAGGAATTTATGAATATGACTTTGTTGAAGTTCTGTGTGATTTTAATGATGTGGATGGCGTTGAAGTGGCTTACTTGGGAAAAGTGGAAGGGTTTGTTTCCCTGTTTCGCCGAAATGTGAAGTATGGATTTCTCCAACTTCAGATTCCGCCAAACGAGATGCTAAGGTTTTCTCACAAAGTCCCCTCATTCAAATTGACTGGAAGGGAGAGAGAAGGTGTTCCTCCTGGGTGCTTCGAATTAGACACTGCTGCTTTACCAAAAGACATGTTCGAGGTTGTAAAGCCTAAAGTTGAAGTGCATGCaaagaaacatcaaaaactcaaTGGCAATCACAGTTCGTCCTCCAAAGCATCTGAAGGAACATGCTTGAATCATGAAATGAACTCAGTGAAGAAGTCCAAGAAGAGTGTCAAAGCAGTGGATGGCTTGAAACTGCGACAATCCCCTCGTGTTCTGAGTGAAACAAACAACCAAGCAACTTCAAGCCCAAGCCAAGAGAAAGATGAGAAGAAGAGTGCTAACGATGATGTGTCCAGCGGACAGCCAGATGTGTTTTGTTTCTCAGATGAGACGATGACTACACCGAAGAAACCTGCAAAGGTCGTCACTGCAGCTGATTCCTCAAGAATCAGGAGAACACACACATCCACAGGGAACTCAAAGAAGCGTGGGAGAAATGGTGAGTCATTGTCTCAGTCCAGAGGTAGTGGTTTGTTGAATGGTACTGAAAAATCCTCAGTTTCAGAGACTCATGGGCCATCCAGTTGCACAACCAGGCTAGCAAACGCTTATAACTTTGAGAACCAGAGATCCAAGGACAAGTTTCAGATTGGTCAGATATGGGCTATTTACAGCAATGATGACAAAGGGATGATGCCAAGAAAGTACGCTCAGGTTAAAAGAATCGACACAAGTCCTGAATTCAAGCTACACGTAGCACCTCTAGAGCTGTGTCGTCCTCCAAATCTCATGACACATCCTCTGTGCTGTGGCACTTTTAAGTTGAAAACAGGTACAGCAGATGTTCTTGTACCTAGCAGCTTCTCACATCTGATTAAAGCTGTGAAGAAAGGTATAAACAGATACGAAGTGTATCCAGGAAAGGGTGAGATATGGGCTTTGTACAAGAACTGGAACACTACAGATTGTGCCgagactgaagaagaagaacttgaGATTGTGGAAGTAGTTGAAACCAACGAGCAGAGCGTACAAGTGGTGCTATTGACTGCTAAAGTGTGTAACAAGCTTCTCTACGGAAGGTGTGTGGAGACAGTGGCTGGGTTTGTAGACATTCCAAAGACGGAAGGGAAAAGATTCTCGCATCAGGTTCCAGCGTTCAGACGTGAGAGAAGTGGAGACTACGAATGGTGGGAGCTTGACTCTAAAGCACTAATTGGTCTTTAA
- the LOC111200877 gene encoding probable protein S-acyltransferase 17 — protein sequence MEVQWVLVCHGMVTLTVVVSFLCGHSPIFKGTPIGWIHYFLTFGAWDYLLRFVEFVFGSKGTDAVLSVEGFCCDRPNPLLQIIYLVILGSTYFITVKSSFVYIPGYYIGEVHKYMSFGAVMIGVLLFLLTSFCDPGTVNAKNVSQYVSAYPYDDIIYSEKECPTCKIPKPARSKHCSICNRCVARFDHHCGWMNNCIGEKNTKYFMAFLLWHFLLCLYGAVAIGFILAGRVKELRIVHILTTYYGIKNSFRSLAPRVLQWLVGTYNTQILLLVFFALISLLLAGFFAYHLNLCLTNTTTNEKFKWREYTSLQKKISEAKASAAALKAGMSNTELERPAMSKWRGLWRRSEAKAESIVAKRNMYDKGNFRNISEIVFPLSSRQAFLKPYHKSE from the exons ATGGAGGTACAATGGGTTTTGGTGTGTCATGGTATGGTGACGTTAACGGTGGTTGTCTCCTTCCTCTGTGGCCATTCTCCTATCTTCAAAGGCACTCCCATTGGATGGATTCACTACTTCCTCACTTTCGGCGCTTGGGATTACTTACT GAGGTTTGTTGAGTTTGTGTTTGGTTCCAAGGGTACGGACGCGGTTCTGTCGGTTGAGGGTTTCTGCTGTGACCGGCCTAATCCTTTACTGCAA ATCATATACCTCGTGATTCTTGGATCAACATACTTTATAACTGTGAAATCTTCCTTTGTCTATATACCTGGATACTACATCGGCGAAGTTCACAA GTATATGAGCTTTGGGGCTGTTATGATTGGCGTCTTGCTTTTCCTGCTGACAAGCTTTTGTGATCCAGGGACTGTGAACGCTAAGAATGTTTCGCAGTACGTTTCTGCTTACCCTTATGATGATATCATTTACTCGGAGAAAGAATGTCCAACGTGTAAAATACCAAA ACCAGCTAGATCCAAGCACTGCAGCATCTGCAACCGTTGTGTGGCGCGGTTTGATCATCATTGTGGGTGGATG AATAACTGTATCGGCGAAAAGAATACCAAATATTTCATGGCCTTTCTCTTATG GCACTTCCTTCTTTGTCTCTACGGTGCTGTAGCCATTGGGTTTATTCTTGCTGGGCGAGTAAAAGAACTTCGCATTGTACATATTTTAACCA CCTATTACGGGATAAAGAACTCTTTCCGCAGCTTAGCTCCACGTGTTTTACAG TGGCTAGTTGGTACATACAACACCCAAATACTTTTATTGGTGTTTTTCGCCCTTATTTCTCTTCTCCTTGCTGGCTTTTTCGCCTATCACCTCAATCTTTGCTTAACCAACACAACAACTAATGAG AAATTCAAATGGAGAGAGTACACAAGTTTGCAGAAGAAGATAAGCGAAGCAAAGGCAAGTGCTGCTGCTCTCAAGGCAGGCATGAGCAACACCGAGCTGGAACGTCCAGCAATGAGCAAATGGAGGGGACTTTGGAGAAGATCTGAGGCCAAAGCTGAGTCCATCGTTGCCAAGCGGAATATGTATGATAAAGGAAACTTCCGGAACATCTCAGAGATTGTTTTCCCATTATCTTCAAGACAAGCTTTCCTGAAACCATATCATAAATCTGAATAG
- the LOC111200878 gene encoding uncharacterized protein LOC111200878 isoform X1, translating to MVMLFHSVGLAQCSHPQKYIVFPRGCYRCIVVGSSETALSRRRQALEQVDSELSSGNERAALSLVKDLQGKAGGLRCFGAARQVPQRLYTLDELKLNGINAASLLSPTDATLGSIERNLQIAGVSGGVVAWRALDLSSQQLFYISLGLLFLWTLDLVSFNGGIGSLVLDTIGHTFSQRYHNRVVQHEAGHFLVAYLVGILPRGYTLSSLEALQKEGSLNIQAGSAFVDFEFLEEVNAGKVSATMLNRFSCIALAGVATEYLLYGYAEGGLDDISKLDGLVKSLGFTQKKADSQVRWSVLNTILLLRRHEVARSKLAEAMSKGESVGSCVQIIEDSIDPSDI from the exons ATGGTTATGTTGTTTCATAGTGTGGGACTAGCTCAATGTTCACACCCGCAAAAGTATATAGTCTTCCCTAGGGGTTGTTACAGATGCATAGTTGTTGGTTCATCTGAAACAGCGTTGTCAAGAAGAAGACAAGCGTTGGAGCAAGTGGATTCAGAGTTGTCTAGTGGAAACGAGAGAGCTGCTTTGTCACTTGTCAAAGATCTCCAAGGAAAAGCTGGTGGGCTTCGTTGTTTTGGAGCAGCAAGGCAG GTGCCTCAGAGACTCTACACATTGGATGAGCTGAAACTGAATGGCATCAACGCAGCTTCACTACTCTCCCCAACAGATGCAACACTTGGTTCCATTGAAAGAAACCTTCAGATAGCTGGTGTCTCAGGAGGGGTAGTTGCATGGAGAGCCTTAGACTTGAGCTCTCAACAGCTTTTCTATATCTCTCTTGGTCTTTTGTTCCTGTGGACTTTGGATTTG GTCTCGTTTAATGGTGGAATCGGTAGCTTGGTTCTTGATACAATTGGTCATACGTTCAGCCAAAGATACCATAACAGAGTTGTTCAA CATGAAGCAGGTCATTTCTTGGTGGCCTACTTAGTCGGTATCCTCCCACGCGGATACACGCTCTCAAGTCTTGAAGCTTTACAGAAAGAAGGTTCTCTCAACATTCAAGCTGGCTCAGCCTTTGTAGACTTTGAGTTCCTTGAAGAA GTTAATGCTGGCAAAGTCTCAGCCAca ATGCTGAACAGATTCTCATGCATTGCACTTGCCGGTGTAGCAACTGAGTATCTCCTCTATGGTTATGCTGAAGGTGGTCTTGATGACATTAGCAAG CTAGATGGTTTGGTGAAGAGTTTGGGGTTCACACAGAAGAAAGCAGACTCACAAGTGAGGTGGTCAGTACTCAACACTATACTGCTTCTACGTCGCCATGAGGTGGCTCGATCCAAGCTTGCTGAGGCTATGTCCAAGGGAGAATCTGTTGGCTCTTGTGTCCAAATCATCGAAGATTCTATTGACCCTTCTGATATCTAG
- the LOC111200878 gene encoding uncharacterized protein LOC111200878 isoform X2: protein MVMLFHSVGLAQCSHPQKYIVFPRGCYRCIVVGSSETALSRRRQALEQVDSELSSGNERAALSLVKDLQGKAGGLRCFGAARQVPQRLYTLDELKLNGINAASLLSPTDATLGSIERNLQIAGVSGGVVAWRALDLSSQQLFYISLGLLFLWTLDLVSFNGGIGSLVLDTIGHTFSQRYHNRVVQHEAGHFLVAYLVGILPRGYTLSSLEALQKEGSLNIQAGSAFVDFEFLEEMLNRFSCIALAGVATEYLLYGYAEGGLDDISKLDGLVKSLGFTQKKADSQVRWSVLNTILLLRRHEVARSKLAEAMSKGESVGSCVQIIEDSIDPSDI, encoded by the exons ATGGTTATGTTGTTTCATAGTGTGGGACTAGCTCAATGTTCACACCCGCAAAAGTATATAGTCTTCCCTAGGGGTTGTTACAGATGCATAGTTGTTGGTTCATCTGAAACAGCGTTGTCAAGAAGAAGACAAGCGTTGGAGCAAGTGGATTCAGAGTTGTCTAGTGGAAACGAGAGAGCTGCTTTGTCACTTGTCAAAGATCTCCAAGGAAAAGCTGGTGGGCTTCGTTGTTTTGGAGCAGCAAGGCAG GTGCCTCAGAGACTCTACACATTGGATGAGCTGAAACTGAATGGCATCAACGCAGCTTCACTACTCTCCCCAACAGATGCAACACTTGGTTCCATTGAAAGAAACCTTCAGATAGCTGGTGTCTCAGGAGGGGTAGTTGCATGGAGAGCCTTAGACTTGAGCTCTCAACAGCTTTTCTATATCTCTCTTGGTCTTTTGTTCCTGTGGACTTTGGATTTG GTCTCGTTTAATGGTGGAATCGGTAGCTTGGTTCTTGATACAATTGGTCATACGTTCAGCCAAAGATACCATAACAGAGTTGTTCAA CATGAAGCAGGTCATTTCTTGGTGGCCTACTTAGTCGGTATCCTCCCACGCGGATACACGCTCTCAAGTCTTGAAGCTTTACAGAAAGAAGGTTCTCTCAACATTCAAGCTGGCTCAGCCTTTGTAGACTTTGAGTTCCTTGAAGAA ATGCTGAACAGATTCTCATGCATTGCACTTGCCGGTGTAGCAACTGAGTATCTCCTCTATGGTTATGCTGAAGGTGGTCTTGATGACATTAGCAAG CTAGATGGTTTGGTGAAGAGTTTGGGGTTCACACAGAAGAAAGCAGACTCACAAGTGAGGTGGTCAGTACTCAACACTATACTGCTTCTACGTCGCCATGAGGTGGCTCGATCCAAGCTTGCTGAGGCTATGTCCAAGGGAGAATCTGTTGGCTCTTGTGTCCAAATCATCGAAGATTCTATTGACCCTTCTGATATCTAG
- the LOC111200879 gene encoding glutathione synthetase, chloroplastic, translating to MVGGCSSLSYSSSSTFIATTTLSSSLKLNPQSFIFHLNLRKPPPLRCLSSLTMESPKPILDFGKFDDGFVQKLVYDALVWSSLHGLVVGDKTHQRSGTVPGVGMMHAPIALLPTPFPESYWNQACEVAPIFNELVDRISLDGKFIQDSLSRTRKADVFTSRLLEIHSKMLESNKREEIRLGLHRSDYMLDEETKSLLQIEMNTISCSFPGFGRLVTELHQSLLRSHGDHLGLDSKRVPRNGSTSQFADAMAKAWLEYNNPRAVVMVVVQPDERNMYDQHWLSSVLREKHNIVTIRKSLAEVETEGRVHEDGTLTVGGQAVSVVYYRSGYTPRDYPSESEWNARLLIEQSSAVKCPSIAYHLAGTKKIQQELAKPGVLERFMDNKDDIAKLRKCFAGLWSLDDPEIIKKAIEKPELFVMKPQREGGGNNIYGDDVRENLLRLQREGEEENAAYILMQRIFPKVSNVFLLRDGVYHKDQAISELGVYGAYLRNKERVIINEHSGYLMRTKVSSSDEGGVAAGYAVLDSIYLN from the exons ATGGTCGGTGGCTGCTCTTCCCTGTCTTATTCTTCCTCCTCCACTTTCATTGCCACTACTACTTTGTCTTCTTCCCTTAAACTCAATCCACAAAGCTTCATTTTCCATTTAAATCTGAGAAAGCCTCCACCTTTAAGGTGTCTGAGCTCACTAACGATGGAATCGCCGAAACCCATTCTCGATTTCGGAAAGTTCGACGATGGGTTTGTTCAGAAACTGGTCTACGATGCTCTCGTCTGGTCTTCCCTTCACGGCCTTGTTGTCGGTGACAAAACTCATCAG AGATCAGGAACAGTTCCAGGGGTTGGGATGATGCACGCCCCCATTGCATTGCTACCGACTCCATTCCCTGAAAGTTACTGGAACCAAGCTTGCGAAGTTGCTCCCATCTTCAACGAGTTGGTTGATCGTATCAGCTTGGATGGCAAGTTCATACAAGATAGTCTCTCCAG AACGAGAAAAGCTGATGTCTTTACATCTAGACTTCTTGAGATACACTCCAAGATGCTAGAGAGCAACAAGAGAGAGGAGATTCGTTTGGGTTTGCACCGGTCTGATTATATGCTTGACGAGGAAACTAAGTCACTTCTTCAGATAGAGATGAACACTATCTCGTGTTCCTTTCCAGGCTTTGGTCGTCTTGTTACCGAGCTACACCA GTCATTGCTTAGATCTCATGGGGATCATCTTGGGCTAGACTCTAAACGTGTACCTAGAAATGGATCCACGAGTCAGTTCGCTGACGCAATGGCTAAAGCTTGGTTGGAGTACAATAACCCAAG AGCGGTAGTTATGGTCGTTGTGCAGCCGGATGAACGCAACATGTACGATCAACATTGGCTAAGCAGTGTCTTAAGAGAAAA GCACAATATTGTAACCATCAGGAAGAGTTTAGCAGAAGTTGAAACTGAAGGGCGTGTACATGAGGATGGAACCCTTACTGT TGGCGGCCAAGCTGTCTCTGTGGTTTACTATAGATCAGGCTATACTCCCAGAGATTATCCGTCTGAATCA GAGTGGAATGCTAGGTTGCTTATAGAGCAGTCCTCAGCTGTCAAGTGCCCTTCTATAGCTTATCACTTAGCTGGCACCAAGAAGATCCAGCAAGAACTTGCTAAACCAGGTGTTCTCGAGAGGTTTATGGACAACAAAGATGACATAGCTAAGCTTAGGAAATGCTTTGCTGGGCTATGGAGCTTGGACGATCCAGAAATCATCAAGAAAGCTATTGAGAAACCTGAGTTGTTTGTTATGAAGCCTCAGAGAGAAGGGGGAGGTAACAACATATATGGAGATGATGTGAGGGAGAATCTTCTGAGGTTGcagagagaaggagaggaagaaaacGCTGCGTATATCTTAATGCAGAGGATATTCCCAAAAGTGTCAAACGTGTTCTTGCTGCGAGACGGTGTTTACCATAAAGATCAAGCTATATCAGAACTTGGAGTCTATGGGGCTTACCTCAG GAACAAGGAGAGAGTTATAATAAACGAGCACAGTGGTTATCTGATGCGCACAAAGGTCTCTTCATCAGATGAAGGTGGTGTTGCTGCTGGTTACGCAGTCTTGGACAGCATTTATTTGAATTGA